One region of Chanodichthys erythropterus isolate Z2021 chromosome 19, ASM2448905v1, whole genome shotgun sequence genomic DNA includes:
- the cdc42ep1a gene encoding cdc42 effector protein 1, with protein MNLGKLSGLKGLVSHSSGKRRFKGDLTPDMISPPLGDFRHTMHVGRGGDVFGDTSFLSNHGGAGNNADGDSSSTSEKNEGFFSRTLRHVRKTPDRHRGGSKDLSPPPPPISPIIKNAISLPRLDVDSPNGCPVKVLFPSSPKTPENSTCLYGLESGFVTLPRLSRTERPAQSSSPPACPPEIHRGSLTDTDIPSFPCSDSVSPSDSMNSFTLDLGPSLMSEVFAMIDSPVCEIASPISEKLPSTDNNSEVDSDATTSLVDSLLREDDDGRTRLYGGEWKHLDFVNGESPKKSMLGDRMHSFTVEDHGMEPESFQRAADVLARHYGSRGLRNTNTNNSHRRGPYNYADEEDEIKV; from the exons ATGAACTTGGGCAAGTTGTCTGGCCTGAAGGGCCTGGTTTCCCACTCCTCAGGAAAGCGTCGTTTTAAAGGTGACCTCACCCCGGACATGATCAGTCCCCCATTGGGCGACTTCCGCCACACCATGCACGTGGGCCGTGGAGGGGACGTGTTTGGGGACACCTCGTTCCTCAGCAATCATGGTGGAGCAGGAAATAACGCAGATGGAGACTCCTCCTCCACTTCAGAGAAGAATGAGGGATTCTTCTCCCGCACGCTTCGCCATGTCCGCAAGACCCCCGACAGGCACCGCGGCGGATCCAAGGATCTTTCACCCCCACCTCCACCCATTTCTCCAATCATAAAGAATGCCATTTCCCTACCCCGGCTGGACGTGGACTCACCCAACGGCTGTCCTGTGAAAGTGCTTTTTCccagttcacccaaaacaccAGAGAACTCCACATGCTTATATG GTTTGGAGTCTGGCTTTGTGACCTTGCCGAGACTGTCACGCACTGAGCGTCCAGCCCAGAGCAGCTCTCCCCCAGCCTGCCCTCCTGAAATCCATAGAGGCTCGCTCACAGACACGGATATCCCGTCCTTCCCCTGTTCAGACTCCGTCAGTCCTTCTGACTCCATGAACTCTTTCACCCTTGATCTGGGCCCTTCCCTCATGTCTGAAGTCTTTGCCATGATTGACAGCCCTGTGTGTGAAATAGCCAGTCCCATCAGTGAAAAGTTACCGTCCACCGATAATAACTCTGAAGTGGACTCGGACGCAACCACGTCCTTGGTGGACTCTCTCCTGAGAGAAGACGATGACGGTAGGACGCGGTTGTATGGAGGAGAGTGGAAGCATTTAGACTTTGTGAATGGTGAGTCACCCAAAAAATCCATGCTGGGGGATCGGATGCACTCCTTCACTGTTGAGGATCACGGCATGGAGCCGGAGAGTTTCCAGAGGGCTGCTGATGTGCTGGCACGTCATTATGGGAGTAGAGGACTCAGGAATACAAACACCAACAACTCTCACAGGAGAGGACCGTACAACTATGCTGATGAGGAGGATGAGATCAAAGTCTAA
- the si:ch211-141o9.10 gene encoding LOW QUALITY PROTEIN: probable endonuclease 4 (The sequence of the model RefSeq protein was modified relative to this genomic sequence to represent the inferred CDS: deleted 1 base in 1 codon) — translation MGETIAAVGLRACNWQAGIFGPALRSPTRPFPPKNMASRRKGEKRKTEEVTETKELQHSDAEPSDGSSREEEMAQKLKKKAKRKYIGAHVSISGGIWKAVESSVAIGGHAFALFLGSQRSWTRPALDPAAAVKFQKACAQHGFDPIHILPHGSYLMNCGSPKEDVFSKSQSMLVDELSRCSALGLSQFNFHPGAAIDSSPEKCMEKIAQAINHAHQQTPAVITVLENMSGQGSTVGGQFSELRSIIDRVRDKTRVGVCLDTCHAFAAGYDISPPGGVKNMLDEFDSVVGLHYLRAVHLNDSKGTLGSNLDRHEDIGRGQIGITAFREIVNEPRLDNIPLILETPGRPGFEYAEQIELLYSLCENRVKN, via the exons AAAAACATGGCCTCACGAAGAAAAGGCGAGAAGAGAAAGACAGAGGAGGTTACTGAAACAAAGGAGCTACAACATTCTGATGCAGAACCATCAGATGGCAGCAGCAGAGAGGAAGAAATGGCCCAGAAATTGAAGAAAAAGGCAAAGAGAAAATACATAGGTGCACACGTCTCAATATCAG GAGGAATATGGAAAGCAGTCGAATCAAGTGTGGCCATAGGAGGTCATGCTTTTGCCCTTTTCTTGGGCTCCCAGCGCTCCTGGACCAGACCAGCACTTGATCCAGCTGCTGCAGTTAAATTTCAAAAAGCCTGTGCTCAACATGGCTTCGATCCGATACACATCCTGCCACATGGATCTTATTTGATGAACTGCGGTTCCCCCAAAGAAG ATGTGTTCAGTAAGAGCCAGTCTATGCTTGTGGATGAACTGAGTCGCTGCAGTGCACTGGGCCTCAGCCAGTTTAACTTTCACCCTGGAGCTGCTATAGACTCCAGCCCTGAGAAATGCATGGAGAAAATTGCCCAAGCTATTAACCACGCACACCAGCAAACCCCTGCCGTTATTACAG TGCTTGAAAACATGAGCGGTCAGGGCAGCACTGTAGGTGGGCAGTTCAGTGAACTGAGAAGCATAATAGACCGGGTGCGTGATAAGACACGTGTTGGGGTGTGTCTGGACACTTGCCATGCTTTTGCAGCAG GCTATGACATTTCACCACCTGGAGGAGTGAAGAATATGCTTGATGAATTTGACAGTGTGGTTGGGTTGCATTATTTGAGAGCCGTTCATTTAAATGACTCTAAAG gaaCATTAGGCAGCAATCTGGACCGCCATGAAGACATTGGACGTGGCCAAATCGGTATTACTGCTTTCCGAGAAATTGTGAATGAGCCTCGTCTGGATAATATCCCTCTGATTTTGGAAACACCCGGTCG CCCAGGCTTTGAGTATGCTGAACAGATAGAGCTCCTTTACTCCCTTTGTGAAAATAGGGTGAAGAATTAG